A region from the Brettanomyces bruxellensis chromosome 4, complete sequence genome encodes:
- a CDS encoding uncharacterized protein (MEROPS:MER0044357) yields the protein MAYREVNLEEENPFSKLVTGQTIVEIPRFELECGEVITKVPVAYKTWGKLNKEGSNCMIITHALTGSADVSDWWGPLLGKGKAFDPSKFFIICLNSLGSPYGSASPVTTDWEYGGRYGPEFPLCTIRDDVRIHKLVLDSLGVKKVPICIGGSMGGMLALEWMFVDDGKYVENVVALATSAKHSAWCISWGEAQRQCIYSDPKYNDGYYLLDDPPINGLGAARMAALLTYRSRNSFESRFGRQAPTERQKAKSLGNSHQETVESDESAIDDQSAGSSLVREENWKVHNDGSARKKSFEEYHSRAPSTDTVNVISAQQNDTLGTSPALGTNKTSPTASSRSSRSSSVSGRRHRMPRHYFSAQSYLRYQANKFVGRFDANCYISITRKLDTHDVGRDRPQYDNDAAKALESRKQPTMVIGISSDALFTLSEQIFIAKHLQNSTIHKINSNEGHDAFLLEFKEINGLILDFENKHLKNIMQAEGNNAEWDDANINDGKKESVFGEAEDVASW from the coding sequence ATGGCATACAGAGAAGTCAATTTAGAGGAGGAGAATCCATTTTCAAAGCTTGTTACAGGGCAGACGATCGTGGAAATCCCGCGGTTCGAGTTGGAGTGTGGCGAAGTAATTACAAAAGTGCCTGTGGCGTATAAGACGTGGGGAAAACTCAATAAGGAAGGCAGTAACTGCATGATAATCACGCATGCACTCACCGGGTCGGCGGATGTGTCCGATTGGTGGGGGCCGTTGCTAGGCAAGGGCAAGGCTTTCGACCCAAGCAagtttttcatcatctgccTAAATTCTTTGGGCTCTCCGTACGGTTCGGCATCACCTGTGACGACCGATTGGGAATACGGCGGCCGATATGGTCCCGAGTTCCCTCTGTGCACTATCCGGGATGATGTGCGGATCCACAAGCTGGTTCTAGACTCGTTGGGCGTGAAGAAAGTGCCGATTTGCATCGGTGGCTCGATGGGTGGAATGCTAGCCCTAGAATGGATGTTTGTAGACGATGGAAAGTATGTAGAGAACGTGGTGGCACTCGCGACAAGTGCAAAACACTCTGCCTGGTGCATCTCCTGGGGAGAGGCCCAAAGGCAGTGCATCTATTCGGATCCCAAGTACAACGACGGCTATTATTTGCTGGACGACCCGCCTATAAACGGATTGGGGGCTGCCCGGATGGCTGCTTTGCTCACTTACCGGTCTCGCAACTCGTTTGAGTCCAGATTCGGTCGGCAGGCGCCAACTGAGAGGCAGAAGGCCAAGAGTCTTGGCAACAGCCACCAAGAAACCGTTGAAAGCGACGAGTCGGCCATAGACGACCAATCTGCGGGCTCCAGTCTTGTCAGAGAGGAAAACTGGAAGGTGCACAACGATGGGTCTGCCAGAAAGAAGTCTTTTGAGGAGTATCACTCCAGGGCCCCGTCAACAGACACCGTGAATGTGATTTCTGCCCAGCAAAACGACACTTTGGGCACCAGCCCTGCTCTTGGCACCAACAAAACCAGCCCAACTGCCTCTTCCAGGTCTTCCCGCTCGTCTTCAGTGTCTGGGAGACGCCACAGAATGCCTAGACACTACTTTTCGGCCCAGTCGTACCTCCGGTACCAGGCAAACAAGTTTGTTGGCCGGTTCGATGCCAACTGCTATATTTCAATCACGCGAAAGCTTGACACACACGATGTTGGCCGTGACAGGCCTCAGTATGACAATGATGCAGCCAAGGCTCTCGAAAGCCGCAAGCAACCCACTATGGTGATCGGAATCTCATCGGACGCTCTTTTCACGCTCAGCGAGCAGATATTCATTGCAAAGCATCTCCAGAACTCGACAATCCACAAAATCAACTCGAACGAGGGCCATGATGCGTTTCTCTTGGAGTTCAAGGAGATAAACGGCCTTATTCTGGATTTCGAGAATAAGCACTTGAAGAATATCATGCAGGCCGAGGGAAATAACGCGGAGTGGGACGATGCCAACATCAACGACGGAAAGAAGGAGAGTGTGTTTGGTGAGGCTGAGGATGTGGCTAGTTGGTGA